From the Deinococcus apachensis DSM 19763 genome, the window GAGGAGTGGCCTCGTGACAGCGAGGGGCGCGGTATGCAGTTCATCGCGCAACTCAACCTGACGGAAGCGCCATTCGTGCCCGAAGTGCTGCGCGACATCGCACTGCTCACGATCTTCGTGGGCGAGGAGTGCATCGAACGCGGATTCAATCCCGGGAGTTGGGAGCTACGTGCGTATCCTTCGCTTGACGGCCTCTCGCGTGTGACCGCGCCGCCACGACCCTGGCGATGGCTCAAGGGCTTCGAGTGTCGGTGGCAGCAAACAGAGGATTACCCTTCCTACGACGACGATCTTCTGAAACTGCCTGACGGCTACCGCCTTGAGGACGATCTGCCCGAAGAAATGCACGGTTTGAATGTTCACCGCAGCAAGGTTGGAGGCTTTGCCTCGACGATCCAGTATGAAGTTCAATTCGTTCCCGCGATCAGAACGGCAAACGGCTGGGAAAAGGGAGCGGAACCGCCCTTCGCCTTGCAAATTGTCAGCGAAGAAAAGGCCGGGCTGATGTGGGCTGACAATGGCGTCTTGTATGTGGGGCGGCGGCCTGAAACGGACGAGTGGTTCGCGTCGTGCCAGTTTTACTGATCTCGTTGCTGGTTATCGAGGGACCGGACGCCGCCAACGCACTCACTCCGCTTCCTCCCGCGTCCAGTCCTCGCAGCGCAAGCCCGGTACGCGGCCAAACTCCCCGAGGTTATTCGTGACGACCCGGGCGTTCAGGCTCAGGGCATGACCCGCGATCAGCACGTCATAGGGGCCGATGGGCGAGCCGCTTCCTGCCAGGGCGGCCCGAATTCCGGCGGCGGTTTCGGCGGCGTCCGGACCGAAGTCGAACACGTCCAGCGTCTGCGTCAGGGTCGACAGGCGGGCGGTGTTCTGCTCCGGGCGGCCACTGCGGCGCACGCCGTACCAGAGCTCGTGCAGGGTCACGCTGGAGAGGCCGATCCGGTGCCCGGCCGCCGTCACCTCCCCCATCCTGCGCCCGACCTGTTCCGGGCGGCGGTTCATGGTGAAGATGCAGATGTTGGTGTCGAGCAGGTAGAGGAGAGGAGAGGTCACATCAAGTCTTCCCGTTCCTGCTGCGCCGTGGGCTGCTCCCGTTCGAGGGGACCTTCAAAGGCCGTCAGAGCCTTGAAGATGGCGAGCCCATCCTGCCGCTGAACTGGCGTGATGATCAGGTCTCGGCCCCGGCGCACGATCTCGACCTCACCGTAGGGCAGTTGCAGTTCCTGCGGAATTCGGACGGCCTGGCTGTTGCCACTCTTAAATGTTCGGCTGCGTGTCATGAGGTCACCCCCACCCAAGTATATACCGTAAATACACTCTGGTCGCAGAGTGCTTCCTTTGGAGCGTTGAAATGGCTCACCTCACCATCTACCCCATCCGCCACCACGGCCCCGGCTCAGCACGCAGCGTGGAAAGGGCGCTGGAGGCCAACCCGCCCGCCACGCTGCTGATCGAGGGGCCGGTGGACGCGGACGGCCTGTTGCCTTTCCTGAACGACCCCGCGCTCACGCCGCCCGTCGCGGTCATGGCCCACGTACAGGGCCAGCCCGAGCGCTCGGTGTTCTACCCGCTCGCGGAGTTCAGCCCCGAGTTCGTGGCGATCCGCTGGGCCCTCGCGCGCGGCGTGCCGGTGGCCTTCATGGACCTCCCCGCGGGCGTGACCCTCGCCTGGAGAGAGGAAGACTCGCCTGCGGAGAACGCTGCTGACCCGGAGGCCGAGGCCACGCCCCCTACCGACGCCGTCCGCGCCGATCCCCTCGCCCTGCTGGCCCAGGCGGCTGGCTACAGCGACTTCGAGCGCTGGTGGGACGCCCTGGTCGAGTCGCGCGGCGAGGGCGAGGCCGTCTTCGTGGCGATTGCCGACGTTATGGCGGCGGTGCGCGAGGCGGAGGACGCTCACAACTCGGAGCGCGACCTCATGCGCGAGGCGCAGATGCGCCAGACCATCCGCGCGGCCCTGGGGCGCGGCAGCGTCGCGGTGGTATGCGGCGCCTGGCATGCCCCGGCGCTCACGCCCGAGGTGCTGGCCGGTGAGGCGAAGGCCGACCCGGCGCGCCTCCGGGGGCTGCCCAAAGTGAAAGTCGCCCTCACCCTCACCCCCTGGACGCACGGGCGGCTGACGCAGGCGAGCGGCTACGGGGCGGGCGTCGCGTCGCCGGGCTGGTACGCGCACCTCTACCGCACGCCCACCCAGGTGAGCGAGCGCTGGCTGACCCGCACGGCGCGGCTGCTGCGCGGGCACGGGCTGGACGCCTCGAGCGCCCAGGTCATCGACGCGGTGCGGCTCGCGGACGCCCTGGCGGCCCTGCGCGGGCGGCACCTGGCGGGCCTGGACGAGCTGACCGACGCCACGCGGGCCGTCTTCGCCTGGGATTCCGACGTGCCGCTGCGCCTGCTCTCCGGGGAGCTCTTTGTGGGGGAGGCGCTGGGCACCGTGCCCTCCGGCGTGCCCGCCGTGCCGCTGGAGCAGGACCTCGCCGCGACGCTGGCTCGGCTGCGCCTGAAGCGCGAGGCCCAGGCCCGCGAGCTCACCCTCGACCTGCGCGAGGACGCGGGCCTGGGCCGCTCGCAGCTCTTCCATCGCCTGAACCTGCTGGGCGTGCCGTGGGCGAGGGAAGCGGTCAGCCGGGGCGCGGGCACCTTCAAGGAGGCGTGGAGCCTGCGCTGGGAGCCGGAGTTCAGCGTGCGCCTCGTCGAGGCGAGCCGCCACGGCAACACGCTGGTGCGCGCAGCGAACGCGGCCGCCCTTTCGCGGGCGCGGCAGGCCCCGGACCTGGGCGCCCTCTCGGCGCTGCTGGAGGTGACGCGGCTGTGCGAGCTGCCCGGAGCGGCCGACTTCACGCTCGCCCGCCTGGACGCCCGCGCGGCCGACGCCGACACCGCCGCGCTGCTGCTGGCCCTGCCGCCCCTGGCGCGGCTGGCCCGCTACGGCGACGTGAGGGCGCGCGAGGGCGACGACCTGCGCCCCGTGTTCCGCACCCTGGTGGCGCGCGCCGCCGCTGGCCTGCCCAACGCGGCGCACGGGCTGGGCGGGGAGGCCGCCGGGGCGCTCCACGCTCAGGTCGCGCAGGCCGACGCGGCGGTGCGCCTCCTCGACGACCTGGAGGCGAGCGCCGGGTGGGTGGCGGCCCTGCACGCCCTGGACGCGGAGGGCACCGCGCCCCTCCTGCGCGGCGACGCCGTGAACCGCCTGCGCGACCGGGGCCTCTTGGACGACGGGCAGGTGCAAGCAAGGCTCGCGGCGGCCCTCGCGCCGGGGGCGCCGCCGCTGGACGTGGCGGCGTGGCTGGGCGGCTTCATCGGCGAGGACGGGGGGACGCTGCGGCACGACCCCGCGGCGCTGGCCTTGCTCGACGCCTGGGTGGTGGCCCTCGAACCGGACGCCTTTGGCGAGGTGCTGCCCCCCCTGCGCCGCGCCCTCTCACGCCTGGAACCGCATGCCCGCAGACGCCTGGGGGAGGACCTGCGCGGCCTGGAACGCCCCGAGCACGCGGCGTCGGGGAATGACGACCTGGGAGAACTGGTGGTGCCCGTCGTGCTGCGGCTGCTGGGCGTGCCCCTGCCTATTGGAGAGGCCCATGACTGAACCCACCCCACAGGACCTGACCCCGGAGCTGGAGCGTCTGCGCCGCTGGCGGCTGCTGCTCGGCGGCGAGACCGCGCGGGGCGAGAGCGCTGACGGCATCGGCTGCGAGCTGGGCGAGCACGACCGCCGACTCGACGCGGCCCTGGCCTCGCTCTACGACGGCGCGCCCTTCACCGTGCAGACCGAGAAGCCCGGGAAGGGTCGCAAGTCGCACCTCAACGTGGGGTTCGGCAAGAGCGCCCCGGCCGTGGCGGCGTGGCTGGGCGAGGTCCGCGAGCTCTTTCCGCGGTCGGCGGTGCAGGTCATGCAGGGGGACGCGGTCGAGCGCCTCAACCTGAAGACGCTGCTGCTCGAACCTGAGCTCCTGGAGCACCTGCAGCCCGACGTGCACCTGGCCGCCACCCTGATCAGCCTGGGGGACGCCATGCCCGACCAGGCCAGGGCGCTGGCGCGGCAGGTGGTGGCGCGGGTGGTGGACGACCTGCAGGCCCGCCTCGCCGAGCCGCTGCGCAGCGCGGTGACAGGCAGCCTCAACCGCTCGCAGCGCCAGCGGCGCCCACGCCAGAACGAGGTCGACTGGGGCCGCACCCTGCTGAAGAACCTGCGGACCTACGACCCTGAACGCCACCGCGTGATTCCCGAGCGGTTGGTGGGCTACGGGCGCGCCCGGCGGCAACTCAAGACAGTCACGCTGTGCGTGGACCAGTCGGGCAGCATGGCGTCGAGCGTGGTGTACGCGGGCATCTTCGGCGCGGTGCTGGCGAGCCTCCCGGCGCTGAAGACGAATGTGGTCGTGTACGACACGGCGGTCGTGGACCTCACCGACCACCTCGCTGACCCGGTGGACGTGCTGTTCGGGGTGCAGCTCGGCGGCGGCAACGACACCCCGCTTGCCCTGCGCTACTGCCGGGGGCTGCTGACAAACCCCGAGGAGCACACCTTCGTCCTGATCTCCGACCTGTACGAGGGGGCGGGCAGCGCCGAGATGATCCGCCGCCTGAACGAATTCCGCGAGATGGGCGCCCGCGTGATCGTGCTGCTGGCCCTCGACGATGACGGCACGCCGAGCTACGACCACGAGAACGCCGCCCGCCTCGCCACCCTGGGCATCCCGGTCTTCGCCTGCACGCCGGACTTCTTTCCCGAGCTGATGGCGACCGCCCTGCAGGGGGCCGACATCGGGGTCTGGGCAGCCTCGCGTGGCATCGTGACCGCCCGCGCGGGGGCCGCGGCTGATTCGCTGGCCGGACCCTGACCGGTAACCCGGCAACCCCTCCGGTCGCCCTGGGGCAAGAGGTGCAGGCGGCTGAGTCCAGGATTGTCCGCGGGCCAGCGCTGGCGGGGCGGTGTACCACAGCTCCGCTTGGACAAGCTGTTTCACGCCACGATGCTCTCCACTGTCTCCCTGCGTGCTGGACAGCGTTTCCGCCCGGCGTAGGTCGGGAGCAGCGCGGTGCCGTCGATGGCCGGGCAGAACGTCTCGCCCACAGCAGGGGATGAAGAAAGCCCACCAGGACGCGGTTTCCTTAGAGGAGGCCTGTCGTCCTGCCTCCCGCTTGACATTTGCCGCGGCATGTGGATCAGGCCAAAGGCGAAAAAGAGTGCCGTGCCAGGCTCCAGGCATGAAGTTCTCCATGCCCGCCCACAACCCCCGCCTCGCGCACCTGACGCACGCCCTGGCCGCCGCGCACCGGGCGACCAACACCACCGCTCGGCGCCGGGCCTTCGCACTGGCCAGCCGCAGAATTCTGAAGCTGTCCTCGGTGGCCCTCGACTGCCTGCGTGAGCGGCGGCGGCAGCAGGCCGAGGACCGCGCGGCGCTCGGGGGAGCCTGGCAGAACACCGGCTTCGTCTTCACGCAGATCAAGGGGACGCGCATGAACCCTGACAACCTCAGGCGTGAGATGCACCGGCTGTGCGAGAAAGCTGGCGTGCGGCCGGTGACGATTCACACGCTGCGCGACACCTACGCCACGCTGCTGCGGCGTGAGGGCGTGGAGCTTGAGGTCATCAGCAAGTACCTCGGCCACGAGGACCCCATGTTGACTGCCCGCCGCTACCGCCAGGTGCAGCCGGACGAACTCGAAGCGTGCACGATCGACCTGCTGGGGGAAAGCCGCGCGCGCCGGGGCCAGCCGAACCCTGGGCAGGAAGACGACCTGGATGAAGGCGAGCAGA encodes:
- a CDS encoding DUF1963 domain-containing protein yields the protein MEAFEEWTGERVEKFLEDFKRLNIRPTSVLEVGGFRPTSHPLASHIGLAPVMRVGEEWPRDSEGRGMQFIAQLNLTEAPFVPEVLRDIALLTIFVGEECIERGFNPGSWELRAYPSLDGLSRVTAPPRPWRWLKGFECRWQQTEDYPSYDDDLLKLPDGYRLEDDLPEEMHGLNVHRSKVGGFASTIQYEVQFVPAIRTANGWEKGAEPPFALQIVSEEKAGLMWADNGVLYVGRRPETDEWFASCQFY
- a CDS encoding type II toxin-antitoxin system VapC family toxin, which encodes MTSPLLYLLDTNICIFTMNRRPEQVGRRMGEVTAAGHRIGLSSVTLHELWYGVRRSGRPEQNTARLSTLTQTLDVFDFGPDAAETAAGIRAALAGSGSPIGPYDVLIAGHALSLNARVVTNNLGEFGRVPGLRCEDWTREEAE
- a CDS encoding antitoxin, with translation MTRSRTFKSGNSQAVRIPQELQLPYGEVEIVRRGRDLIITPVQRQDGLAIFKALTAFEGPLEREQPTAQQEREDLM
- a CDS encoding DUF5682 family protein; amino-acid sequence: MAHLTIYPIRHHGPGSARSVERALEANPPATLLIEGPVDADGLLPFLNDPALTPPVAVMAHVQGQPERSVFYPLAEFSPEFVAIRWALARGVPVAFMDLPAGVTLAWREEDSPAENAADPEAEATPPTDAVRADPLALLAQAAGYSDFERWWDALVESRGEGEAVFVAIADVMAAVREAEDAHNSERDLMREAQMRQTIRAALGRGSVAVVCGAWHAPALTPEVLAGEAKADPARLRGLPKVKVALTLTPWTHGRLTQASGYGAGVASPGWYAHLYRTPTQVSERWLTRTARLLRGHGLDASSAQVIDAVRLADALAALRGRHLAGLDELTDATRAVFAWDSDVPLRLLSGELFVGEALGTVPSGVPAVPLEQDLAATLARLRLKREAQARELTLDLREDAGLGRSQLFHRLNLLGVPWAREAVSRGAGTFKEAWSLRWEPEFSVRLVEASRHGNTLVRAANAAALSRARQAPDLGALSALLEVTRLCELPGAADFTLARLDARAADADTAALLLALPPLARLARYGDVRAREGDDLRPVFRTLVARAAAGLPNAAHGLGGEAAGALHAQVAQADAAVRLLDDLEASAGWVAALHALDAEGTAPLLRGDAVNRLRDRGLLDDGQVQARLAAALAPGAPPLDVAAWLGGFIGEDGGTLRHDPAALALLDAWVVALEPDAFGEVLPPLRRALSRLEPHARRRLGEDLRGLERPEHAASGNDDLGELVVPVVLRLLGVPLPIGEAHD
- a CDS encoding VWA domain-containing protein, with amino-acid sequence MTEPTPQDLTPELERLRRWRLLLGGETARGESADGIGCELGEHDRRLDAALASLYDGAPFTVQTEKPGKGRKSHLNVGFGKSAPAVAAWLGEVRELFPRSAVQVMQGDAVERLNLKTLLLEPELLEHLQPDVHLAATLISLGDAMPDQARALARQVVARVVDDLQARLAEPLRSAVTGSLNRSQRQRRPRQNEVDWGRTLLKNLRTYDPERHRVIPERLVGYGRARRQLKTVTLCVDQSGSMASSVVYAGIFGAVLASLPALKTNVVVYDTAVVDLTDHLADPVDVLFGVQLGGGNDTPLALRYCRGLLTNPEEHTFVLISDLYEGAGSAEMIRRLNEFREMGARVIVLLALDDDGTPSYDHENAARLATLGIPVFACTPDFFPELMATALQGADIGVWAASRGIVTARAGAAADSLAGP
- a CDS encoding tyrosine-type recombinase/integrase, producing MKFSMPAHNPRLAHLTHALAAAHRATNTTARRRAFALASRRILKLSSVALDCLRERRRQQAEDRAALGGAWQNTGFVFTQIKGTRMNPDNLRREMHRLCEKAGVRPVTIHTLRDTYATLLRREGVELEVISKYLGHEDPMLTARRYRQVQPDELEACTIDLLGESRARRGQPNPGQEDDLDEGEQTAAQ